One genomic window of Stigmatopora nigra isolate UIUO_SnigA chromosome 13, RoL_Snig_1.1, whole genome shotgun sequence includes the following:
- the mrpl35 gene encoding large ribosomal subunit protein bL35m, whose amino-acid sequence MALCIDVISKENMAAYLARKLTGLLKSPLPFTLYGRTANIARLSGFFRAVHPFSVPTARCTQSYLPATACRLPGFSLLQRVSALIPPLSQQPNRSLTYYSIKLGKRKSVKSVTERFMRLHCGLWIRRKAGYKKKLWKKKPARRRRLREHVFCNKTQSKLLDKMTTRFWKRRNWYVDDPYLKYHDRVNLKV is encoded by the exons ATGGCGCTCTGTATTGACGTCATATCCAAAGAAAACATGGCAGCCTACTTGGCAAGGAAACTGACTG GGTTGCTGAAGTCGCCGCTACCCTTCACTCTGTATGGCCGGACGGCAAATATTGCTCGGCTTTCGGGCTTCTTCCGTGCTGTTCATCCCTTCAGTGTCCCGACGGCCCGATGCACACAGTCTTATCTACCTGCTACAGCCTGTCGACTACCCGGATTCAGTCTGCTCCAACG GGTGTCTGCTTTGATTCCCCCTTTGAGCCAGCAGCCCAACAGAAGTCTCACATACTACAGTATTAAGTTGGGAAAGAGAAAGTCAGTCAAGTCAGTCACCGAACGGTTCATGCGGCTCCATTGCGGTCTATGGATTCGACGCAAG GCTGGATACAAGAAGAAACTTTGGAAGAAGAAGCCAGCGAGGCGAAGGCGACTAAGGGAACATGTTTTTTGTAACAAAACACAGAGTAAATTGTTAGATAAAATGACAACTCGGTTTTGGAAAAGGAGGAACTGGTATGTGGATGATCCGTACTTGAAGTACCATGATAGAGTCAACCTCAAGGTTTAA
- the LOC144206686 gene encoding uncharacterized protein LOC144206686 yields the protein MALLTLIFTFSFIGMVMSQTTSTPATLITSLVENATVVTPTPALSSTTPSCSTYNTSNCEPCAPGSQYDNRTLLCMCCPEPGLCLFPGACLPCTIGFYQPLAGQQQCLPCRQGFYTNFTGSPLCHPCLPGSFNNNTGAGSCETCSPGFFSSMHSSTMCSPCTRGTFCNSSGCSQCQTCPGGSEALQAAAKECTPCRPGMHKAPRQTMCQICSSGSYQIHWGQESCDVCPENHYCPSPDVNPIHCPSDAFCPEGSLAPGYCMETFLRKAGDTCELAPVTIALLVIGGGVALLLIILTVLRKMRETDSELSVSRAPLLRKERPQGRYYGIPCDAEPVYAGW from the exons ATGGCCCTTCTGACCCTCATCTTTACCTTTAGCTTCATTG GCATGGTGATGAGTCAGACAACATCCACTCCTGCTACTCTTATCACATCTCTGGTGGAAAACGCCACAGTTGTGACGCCAACTCCTGCTCTCAGCAGCACTACCCCCAGCTGCTCCACATATAACACTTCCAACTGTGAGCCCTGTGCTCCCGGATCACAGTACGACAATC GGACCCTGCTGTGCATGTGCTGCCCTGAGCCTGGGCTGTGTCTATTTCCTGGAGCGTGCCTACCATGCACCATTGGCTTTTATCAGCCACTGGCTGGACAGCAGCAGTGTCTGCCCTGTCGACAAGGCTTTTACACAAA TTTCACTGGGAGCCCACTTTGTCACCCGTGCCTCCCTGGATCCTTCAATAACAACACTGGTGCAGGCAGTTGTGAAACTTGCTCCCCAG GTTTCTTCTCCTCGATGCACAGTTCCACAATGTGTTCACCGTGTACAAGAGGGACTTTTTGCAA TTCGTCAGGGTGCTCCCAATGCCAGACGTGTCCTGGCGGGTCAGAGGCACTACAGGCCGCGGCAAAAGAGTGCACTCCGTGTCGTCCAG GCATGCATAAGGCTCCTCGTCAGACAATGTGTCAAATTTGCAGCAGTGGGTCCTACCAGATCCACTGGGGCCAAGAAAGCTGTGATGTCTGCCCGGAAAACCATTACTGTCCA AGTCCAGACGTGAATCCAATTCATTGTCCCAGTGATGCCTTCTGTCCAGAAGGGAGCTTGGCTCCGGGGTACTGCATGGAGACTTTCCTTCGCAAAGCAGGGGACACGTGTGAACTGGCCCCAGTCACCATTGCTTTATTAGTTATCGGAGGAGGGG TGGCTCTACTCCTCATCATTCTAACGGTCCTACGCAAAATGAGAGAGACTGACAGCGAGCTTAGTGTGTCCCGAGCACCGCTATTACGCAAAGAGAGGCCTCAAGGTCGCTACTACGGAATTCCCTGCGATGCAGAGCCCGTCTACGCTGGCTGGTGA
- the cfap99 gene encoding uncharacterized protein cfap99 translates to MGESYGSLFKKAVVLIDQFAASKQSLDDFMEDASEDLKDMELQHREFVIRVVSGCSEQKKALDIIINSFLCHEGKTIHKHFRSQFVAICYLILFHFDDLGPKAFNTIVRSLNIDYMLNFLTFFFENLTTWIQDELNCIYDAEYVKDHWIDPLLRRHSEIETFLSKLGAGPTKTLPKPTKPVEFFFHDCKHPPGHQPVLSPEPSPSPLPEKYVPVPNSTYRSPKEFQILEDLKQRDHQIRNEQLNEIKMTNHPYANPQKSEHAKQVMAKIKKEQDSKLKFSSNFTNKPLPITKKTWPVKLNSATILRQRALYDHRVIEELQRVENLVEGACEPYSFQQWQKAMRDKDQQEKMAILGQRHETALVHRLESAIERAKTAERKKKAALLKKEERSQIKLQNMQKQIQEENKKRDIVQEMSENCKTNPKKARKKVKEFNQTVVKQMSAHNQKLHHQAKEEEQAELQRKCKAVSEVKTIQNVPTVRLKCFDDTKIAGHELLEEMSHAELKERLFFMKEADMIEQQKKRNGILEEKHKKQQLLWEEMNNINLKSKVMSMAATLRSDNVAFLKKIQFVKMAKSNGELVKVAISLLDKFTAGRTNLDDFMEDAVKGLQNMEPGCMKFVLDLVSGCIEYKKLLDIVINPFFGQGGKLISKRYHNHFVVICYLTIFHFDGLGLQAFSNIVKSLDIKNMHIFLSFFFMNLTTWIQDEWNQVYDAAYVKDHWIDPLLRKRSLIEALMEKLAANASGGMRIRKAPAKTTDLIEFSFVKSKPSTPRQLQLSPLPDKLTKVPSSTYRTPKLIQLLEDVKGKNHQLAEELLHEINIARFGFARPRETECSRRSRYVSEDLESRLESFPAKTPPPPSIKGSHDVHPIKLNTAAMLRRRVLHDRHLADKLQRIENLVEGAHEPSVFIQREREMREKDHQTRLDKREEKHASVILSQWEAVLARAQITERKKKAARVIRDETVKRAKQTIQKKLEEEKEKKDLVQLVAEGHSNAQKATDRLKKAKQSAVKDFVAYQQEIVRQAQEKEKDALTKKLEIISEIHAMECFPNLRYNMFDNTESAGHELLVEMSHAELKERLYLMKEAEVNEQQRKRDYIQKEKQKKKKLLMADMENINLHSRAMAIANSLRKADEKNAELKLQQIVVQDKKVFAIQKKIEDVKKECQKLKKNERNIAKPSKQAATHPNGIIETHCKDGLKKINWEDLEQCLEQYIDKKDPHISQREAHSRNKFN, encoded by the exons ATGGGAGAGAGTTATGGGTCACTTTTCAAGAAGGCCGTTGTGCTGATTGATCAGTTTGCTGCAAGCAAACAGTCTCTGGACGACTTCATGGAAGATGCATCAGAAGATCTCAAG GATATGGAGCTTCAACATCGGGAGTTCGTGATTAGGGTTGTTTCTGGGTGTAGTGAGCAAAAGAAAGCATTGGACATAATCATCAATTCTTTCTTATGCCATGAAGGAAAAACCATACATAAACATTTCCGTAGCCAATTTGTCG CAATTTGTTATCTGATTTTATTCCACTTTGATGACCTTGGACCCAAAGCTTTCAACACCATTGTGAGATCTCTGAACATTGACTATATGCTCAAT TTCCTGACGTtcttctttgaaaatctcaCCACTTGGATACAAGACGAGTTGAATTGTATCTACGATGCCGAATATGTGAAGGACCATTGGATTGACCCACTGTTGAG GAGGCATTCCGAGATTGAGACGTTCCTAAGTAAGCTTGGTGCTGGTCCGACCAAAACTCTACCCAAACCCACCAAGCCTGTGGAATTCTTTTTTCACGATTGTAAACACCCACCTGGACATCAGCCTGTACTCAGCCCTGAACCTTCACCCAGCCCTCTGCCAGAAAAATATGTACCA gtacCAAACAGCACATATAGAAGTCCAAAAGAATTTCAGATCTTAGAGGATTTGAAGCAAAGGGACCACCAAATAAGAAAT gAACAgctgaatgaaattaaaatgacaaatcatCCATATGCAAACCCACAAAAATCTGAACATGCAAAG CAGGTGATGGCCAAGATAAAGAAAGAGCAGGATTCAAAACTCAAGTTCAGTTCCAATTTCACCAATAAGCCTTTACCCATAACTAAG AAAACATGGCCTGTGAAACTCAACAGTGCAACAATACTGCGACAGAGGGCGCTTTATGACCACCGGGTCATAGAAGAGCTCCAGAG GGTGGAGAATTTGGTGGAAGGGGCATGTGAACCTTATTCATTTCAGCAGTGGCAAAAAGCAATGCGTGACAAAGACCAGCAAGAGAAAATGGCAATACTTGGTCAAAGGCATGAGACTGCACTAGTCCATCGTCTTGAGTCTGCTATAGAGCGCGCAAAAACTGCAGAACGTAAAAAAAAGGCTGCTTTGCTTAAAAAAGAAGAG agatcACAGATTAAACTGCAAAATATGCAGAAACAAATccaggaagaaaacaaaaagagagaCATTGTGCAAGAAATGTCAGAAAACTGTAAAACAAATCCCAAAAAGGCTAGAAAGAAAGTGAAGGAATTCAACCAAACTGTCG TAAAACAAATGTCAGCGCACAATCAAAAGCTTCATCATCAAGCCAAAGAAGAAGAGCAGGCAGAGCTCCAAAGGAAATGTAAAGCCGTCAGTGAAgtcaaaacaatccaaaatgtGCCCACCGTTAGACTCAAATGTTTTGATGACACAAAG ATTGCAGGCCATGAGCTGCTTGAAGAAATGTCCCATGCCGAGCTGAAGGAGCGTCTGTTCTTCATGAAGGAAGCAGACATGATTGAACAGCAGAAGAAACGAAACGGCATTCTAGAGGAGAAACATAAAAAGCAGCAGTTGCTTTGGGAGGAGATGAACAACATTAACCTGAAAAGTAAAGTCATGTCAATGGCTGCTACTTTAAGGTCAGATAATGtggcatttttaaagaaaa tacaatttgtaaaaatggcaaaaagcaATGGAGAACTAGTGAAGGTGGCAATTTCGCTTCTCGACAAATTCACTGCTGGGAGAACAAATTTGGATGATTTTATGGAAGATGCAGTCAAGGGTCTGCAG AACATGGAACCTGGATGTATGAAGTTCGTTCTTGATCTCGTCTCCGGATGCATCGAATACAAGAAATTACTGGATATAGTCATCAATCCTTTTTTTGGCCAGGGTGGCAAACTAATATCCAAACGTTATCACAACCATTTTGTTG tGATCTGTTACCTCACTATATTCCACTTTGATGGCCTTGGACTTCAAGCTTTCAGCAACATTGTCAAATCATTGGATattaaaaacatgcacatt ttcctgAGCTTCTTTTTTATGAACCTCACCACTTGGATACAAGATGAGTGGAATCAAGTCTATGATGCTGCCTATGTGAAGGATCATTGGATTGACCCATTGCTCAG GAAGCGCTCTTTGATTGAGGCACTCATGGAGAAACTTGCTGCCAATGCATCTGGAGGAATGCGGATAAGGAAAGCGCCAGCTAAAACTACTGACCTGATCGAGTTCTCCTTTGTTAAATCGAAACCTTCAACTCCACGTCAGCTTCAACTTAGCCCTCTGCCAGACAAACTAACAAAA GTACCCAGCAGTACTTACAGAACTCCCAAATTGATTCAGCTCTTAGAAGACGTAAAGGGAAAAAACCATCAACTGGCTGAG GAGCTGCTCCATGAGATCAATATTGCACGATTTGGATTTGCAAGACCCAGAGAGACTGAATGTTCAAGG AGATCGCGGTATGTATCTGAAGATTTGGAATCAAGGCTTGAATCATTTCCAGCCAAGACTCCTCCCCCTCCCAGTATTAAG GGTTCTCATGATGTCCATCCAATTAAACTAAACACTGCAGCCATGCTGAGGCGAAGGGTGCTACATGACCGCCATTTGGCGGACAAACTGCAAAG GATAGAAAATCTAGTGGAAGGAGCACACGAGCCTTCAGTTTTTATACAACGAGAGAGGGAAATGCGTGAGAAAGACCACCAAACCAGGTTGGATAAAAGGGAGGAGAAACATGCCAGTGTAATTCTCAGTCAATGGGAGGCAGTTTTGGCCCGAGCACAAATTACCGAACGCAAAAAGAAGGCTGCTCGGGTTATAAGAGATGAG ACAGTAAAACGAGCCAAGCAAACTATACAAAAAAAgttggaggaagaaaaagaaaaaaaagacttggtcCAACTAGTAGCAGAAGGTCACAGTAATGCCCAAAAAGCTACTGACAGATTGAAGAAAGCCAAACAGAGTGCTG TCAAAGATTTTGTAGCATACCAGCAAGAGATTGTCCGGCAGGcacaggaaaaagaaaaggatgCACTTACCAAGAAGTTGGAAATCATCAGTGAAATCCACGCCATGGAATGTTTCCCTAATCTCAGATACAATATGTTTGATAACACGGAG AGTGCAGGTCATGAGTTGCTAGTGGAGATGTCCCATGCTGAGTTGAAGGAGCGTCTGTACCTCATGAAAGAAGCAGAGGTGAACGAACAACAGAGGAAACGTGACTACATCCAGAAAGaaaagcagaagaagaaaaagctaCTAATGGCAGACATGGAGAATATCAACCTCCATAGTAGAGCCATGGCCATAGCCAATTCACTCAG GAAAGCGGATGAGAAGAACGCGGAACTGAAATTGCAGCAGATCGTAGTACAGGATAAGAAAGTCTTTGcaattcaaaagaaaattgaagacgTGAAGAAGGAGtgtcaaaaactgaaaaaaaatgaacgcaACATTGCAAAACCATCAAAACAGGCAGCAACACATCCAAACGGAATCATCGAGACTCACTGCAAA GACGGATTAAAAAAGATCAATTGGGAGGACTTGGAACAGTGCTTAGAGCAGTACATCGATAAGAAAGACCCTCACATTTCACAGAGAGAAGCTCACTCAAGaaataaattcaattga